In one window of Nakamurella sp. PAMC28650 DNA:
- a CDS encoding D-arabinono-1,4-lactone oxidase yields MGLQQLAYPRREPELTGEDVRLRNWARNATLGEPGSVNAPRTEAEVRAFLAETSGKVRVIGSRMSPGRLLELTQDGDALLDLSHLSGLVSMTDDTATFAGATPLDEVYSVLSGVGRMLPSSPGVIASQTLAGALSTGTHGQGLQQSTIADAALTIRMVLADGSVQDFDRDHPWFPAVQLGLGSLGVITQVTLRIQRSPIYTCRKNAVSADALEEDLQTWNLENDLVKAWWFPQEGQVQVWAAREATDEEVGRYRDGGGRLVEHATVSNAMNDTIDQTLRHLRDDTKTVAHDDKPSRTVTRFRDFTDVTGDIYQVFCRGIATPQINVEIGIPLALAGGMIKKIKDWHTETRPRMHYPVILRCTGPSNAWLSPSYGQDTCYFGFVVYYADDGSLSEEGESFLHAVEEVLAAEGGRPHWGKYFDEALYDWPALYPHWEAFRQVREALDPQRRFANAFTTELFDGDSEHGDDEHGHHEHRASGR; encoded by the coding sequence ATGGGCCTCCAGCAGCTTGCCTACCCGCGCCGCGAACCGGAACTCACCGGAGAGGACGTCCGCCTGCGGAACTGGGCACGCAATGCCACTCTCGGCGAGCCCGGATCGGTCAATGCGCCCAGGACCGAGGCGGAGGTACGCGCCTTCCTCGCCGAGACCAGCGGCAAAGTTCGGGTGATCGGTAGTCGCATGTCCCCGGGCCGACTGCTCGAATTGACGCAGGACGGCGATGCCCTCCTGGATCTGAGCCACCTGAGCGGCCTGGTGTCGATGACCGACGACACGGCGACCTTCGCCGGCGCCACCCCGCTGGACGAGGTGTACTCGGTCCTGTCCGGCGTCGGGAGGATGCTGCCGTCCTCGCCCGGGGTCATCGCGTCGCAGACGCTGGCCGGGGCCCTGTCGACCGGCACCCACGGCCAAGGCCTACAGCAGAGCACCATCGCCGACGCGGCGTTGACGATCCGGATGGTGCTGGCCGATGGATCCGTGCAGGATTTCGACCGCGACCATCCCTGGTTCCCGGCCGTCCAGCTCGGACTGGGGTCGTTGGGTGTCATCACGCAGGTGACGCTGCGGATCCAGCGCTCCCCGATCTACACCTGCCGCAAGAACGCAGTCAGCGCCGACGCCCTCGAGGAGGATCTCCAGACCTGGAATCTCGAGAACGACCTGGTCAAGGCGTGGTGGTTCCCCCAGGAGGGCCAGGTGCAGGTCTGGGCAGCACGCGAGGCCACCGACGAGGAAGTCGGCCGGTACCGCGATGGCGGCGGCCGACTCGTCGAGCACGCAACGGTCAGCAACGCGATGAACGACACCATCGACCAGACACTGCGCCACCTGCGCGATGACACGAAAACCGTAGCCCACGACGACAAGCCGTCCCGGACGGTCACCCGGTTCCGGGACTTCACCGACGTCACCGGCGACATCTACCAGGTGTTCTGCCGTGGGATCGCCACACCCCAGATCAATGTCGAGATCGGGATCCCGCTCGCACTGGCCGGCGGGATGATCAAGAAGATCAAGGACTGGCACACCGAGACACGACCTCGGATGCACTACCCGGTCATCCTGCGGTGCACCGGTCCTTCCAACGCATGGCTCAGCCCCAGCTACGGGCAGGACACCTGCTACTTCGGCTTCGTCGTCTACTACGCAGACGACGGGTCGCTCTCCGAAGAGGGCGAAAGCTTTCTCCACGCGGTGGAGGAAGTGCTGGCCGCAGAGGGCGGAAGGCCGCACTGGGGCAAGTATTTCGACGAGGCGCTCTACGACTGGCCCGCGCTCTACCCACACTGGGAAGCCTTCCGTCAGGTGCGTGAGGCGCTGGACCCGCAGCGCCGATTCGCCAACGCCTTCACCACCGAGCTGTTCGACGGCGATTCCGAACACGGCGATGACGAGCACGGCCATCACGAACACCGAGCGTCCGGACGATGA
- a CDS encoding glycosyltransferase family 8 protein: MKAWATLLTQSNYLVGVRTLRASLEKSGSPYPLVVIVTDGIDAQSRQLLEDDGCLLREVEPLRPGSELQDHYANARFAEVWTKLAAWRLTEFERIVFLDADMLATKNMDELFSLELPDGTIAACHACRCNPNRIASYPETWAPANCFYTYCRGVEHTSEPAVVDDYFNGGFLVLTPDEAVYVDMVDRLAAVQDLSRYPFAEQDFLNKYYHRRWQPLPYIYNALKTLPFQHPALWDISAVKNIHYIIDKPWEKALDVDDRYYPVNKLWWEVAATTSPAGLRERIRI; the protein is encoded by the coding sequence ATGAAGGCGTGGGCCACGCTCCTGACGCAGTCGAACTATCTGGTGGGTGTGCGAACCCTTCGTGCGTCACTCGAGAAGTCGGGCAGTCCCTACCCTCTGGTCGTCATCGTGACCGACGGCATCGATGCGCAGAGTCGGCAACTGCTGGAGGACGACGGCTGCCTGCTACGTGAGGTCGAGCCACTCCGTCCTGGCAGCGAACTGCAGGACCACTACGCCAACGCCCGATTCGCGGAGGTGTGGACCAAGTTGGCAGCATGGCGCCTGACCGAATTCGAGCGCATCGTCTTCCTGGACGCCGACATGCTCGCGACCAAGAACATGGACGAGCTGTTCTCGCTGGAACTCCCCGACGGCACCATCGCCGCCTGCCATGCGTGCCGTTGCAACCCCAACCGCATTGCGAGCTATCCGGAGACCTGGGCGCCGGCGAACTGCTTCTACACCTACTGCCGGGGGGTGGAACACACCAGCGAACCTGCCGTCGTGGACGACTATTTCAACGGCGGCTTTCTCGTACTCACTCCGGACGAGGCGGTCTACGTCGACATGGTGGACAGACTGGCTGCGGTCCAGGACCTCTCGCGCTACCCGTTCGCCGAGCAGGATTTCCTCAACAAGTACTACCACCGTCGGTGGCAGCCCCTTCCCTACATCTACAACGCACTCAAGACGCTGCCCTTCCAACACCCGGCGCTGTGGGACATCTCAGCGGTGAAGAACATCCACTACATCATCGACAAGCCGTGGGAGAAGGCACTGGATGTCGACGACCGGTACTACCCGGTCAACAAGCTGTGGTGGGAGGTCGCTGCGACGACCAGCCCGGCAGGCCTGCGCGAGCGGATCCGGATCTGA
- a CDS encoding phosphotransferase family protein, with the protein MRVDRRGGDTVLVKRYVAGGAEAVHSAMCALWASPFGRSRRPPGLPRPRGVDPVRGEVEMQFLTGDLIGSRGDPGLSVGLTPDVGRLLLDLHRSGVRVDRRRDPAALVRSSRRNVDELTRAAGPRSAVPALARHVVEGLAAAIGPTGRLVVSHGDFSPRNVLLTASGLVLIDFDRLQMAEPARDISYWGAWHWVTGLSSGHLPTWQVGDDLAESYLRSSSGHRDACRLRGPSTGCRRCCGSSTDGRRCNRTRT; encoded by the coding sequence GTGCGAGTCGATCGGCGCGGGGGCGACACCGTCCTCGTGAAGCGCTACGTCGCGGGCGGGGCCGAGGCCGTCCACTCGGCGATGTGCGCGCTGTGGGCTTCACCCTTCGGGAGGAGCCGTCGACCCCCGGGTCTGCCCCGCCCCCGCGGCGTCGACCCGGTTCGAGGTGAGGTCGAGATGCAGTTCCTCACCGGTGATCTGATCGGCAGCCGGGGCGACCCCGGGCTTTCGGTCGGCTTGACCCCCGACGTGGGACGGCTGTTGCTGGATCTGCACCGCAGCGGTGTTCGGGTGGACCGCCGACGAGACCCCGCCGCACTGGTCCGATCCAGTCGCCGGAACGTCGACGAGCTCACCAGGGCGGCAGGTCCACGGTCAGCGGTGCCGGCGCTGGCCCGGCATGTGGTCGAAGGTCTGGCCGCCGCGATCGGGCCCACGGGCCGGCTGGTCGTTTCCCACGGGGACTTCTCGCCGCGCAACGTGCTGCTGACTGCATCGGGCCTGGTGCTGATCGATTTCGATCGCCTGCAGATGGCCGAGCCGGCCCGGGACATCTCCTACTGGGGTGCCTGGCACTGGGTCACCGGGCTGAGCAGCGGCCACCTTCCCACCTGGCAGGTGGGCGACGATCTGGCCGAGTCCTACCTGCGGTCGAGTTCGGGGCATCGGGATGCCTGTCGCCTTCGTGGACCTTCTACCGGGTGTCGGCGCTGCTGCGGATCGTCCACGGATGGTCGTCGCTGCAATCGGACCCGGACCTGA
- a CDS encoding glycosyltransferase family 4 protein produces MCSDTGVRIGGGKGASIHLQAISHAFTALGHQVEVVGVASATSATDSVWAMPVHVVPHPGRSAGLERARRKLATSAAVSRKAGEVAAALRPQMIYERLSLFGTAGLEVAAATGATHVVEVNALLSTEETTWRGLHLGTIARDLEARVLATADLRVAVSDQVAADITPLSAGGPCLTVPNGVDTELFAARYDRARSRASFGLPADADLIGFTGSLRPWHGLDVALEALAGLPERVHLVVAGTGELRTDLAGRAEALGVADRVHWLGHLAHDRVPQMLAACDLALAPYPRLTSFGFSPLKLYEYLAAGVPVVASDIGQIREVLQEGRCGTLVTPGDPAALARALTSELSDPGPGRDRAARARAHTLSRHGWTGRAAQIVSAASGPAGVRTSTDHLPSSMAWPSDHPMLTDEALRPFSATASALCAGARFVRLLRHLPGRRVTTLVVMGDKLVVVEVFASPRARGNARRLGLIASGPAGRIVPTSVACDPDGHIHLLTYHEGVELDHLSGTPFVAGCHQAGTELRRLHDCGVQLDRRWGWEQEVAQLERHALPSTIGAVREAIRHRPDADADWVCAHRDCHPAQLIVGPAGDARWVDLDDCAMAPRSLDVGNMVAHLRRERLRGGCAPDVALAAEAGFLDGYRGVSAVHLGDLERWIDVAVLRLAALAVSRHGDHRLHDRLLADRSVRQRGRRPDGVAGVPGRTAVRP; encoded by the coding sequence GTGTGCTCGGACACCGGGGTCCGCATCGGGGGCGGGAAGGGCGCATCCATCCACCTGCAAGCGATCTCGCATGCGTTCACCGCCCTCGGCCATCAGGTCGAGGTGGTCGGGGTGGCCTCCGCGACGTCTGCGACCGACAGCGTGTGGGCGATGCCGGTACACGTGGTGCCGCATCCTGGCCGGTCTGCGGGACTCGAACGAGCGCGGCGGAAGCTGGCGACGAGCGCGGCGGTGAGCAGGAAGGCCGGCGAGGTGGCGGCTGCGCTGCGACCTCAGATGATCTACGAGCGGCTGTCGCTGTTCGGGACCGCGGGCCTCGAGGTGGCGGCGGCCACCGGCGCCACCCATGTGGTGGAGGTCAACGCGCTGCTCAGCACGGAGGAGACCACCTGGCGCGGGCTGCATCTGGGGACCATCGCCCGCGACCTCGAAGCCCGCGTGCTGGCCACCGCCGATCTGCGAGTTGCGGTGAGCGACCAGGTAGCGGCCGACATCACCCCGCTGTCCGCGGGCGGTCCGTGCCTGACCGTTCCCAACGGCGTCGACACCGAGCTGTTCGCGGCCCGCTACGACCGCGCACGGTCGCGGGCAAGCTTCGGGTTGCCGGCCGACGCCGACCTGATCGGCTTCACCGGGTCGCTCCGACCGTGGCACGGACTGGACGTCGCCCTCGAAGCCCTTGCCGGCCTGCCGGAGCGGGTGCACCTGGTCGTCGCCGGAACAGGGGAGCTGCGAACCGATCTCGCGGGGCGGGCCGAGGCACTCGGGGTCGCTGATCGTGTGCACTGGCTCGGTCATCTGGCCCACGACAGAGTTCCGCAGATGCTGGCCGCCTGCGATCTGGCGTTGGCGCCCTACCCGCGCCTGACGAGTTTCGGTTTCTCGCCGCTCAAGCTGTACGAGTACCTGGCCGCCGGGGTGCCCGTCGTGGCCAGTGACATCGGACAGATCCGGGAGGTCCTGCAGGAGGGACGGTGCGGCACACTCGTCACCCCCGGCGACCCGGCTGCTCTGGCCCGCGCCCTGACCTCCGAACTCTCGGATCCGGGTCCCGGCCGTGACCGCGCTGCACGCGCGCGGGCGCACACGTTGTCCCGGCATGGGTGGACCGGGCGGGCGGCGCAGATCGTCTCGGCCGCCTCCGGACCGGCCGGAGTGCGGACGAGCACAGATCACCTGCCCTCCTCCATGGCCTGGCCCTCCGACCACCCGATGCTGACGGACGAGGCCCTCCGGCCGTTCTCAGCGACGGCCAGCGCCCTGTGCGCGGGGGCCCGGTTCGTCCGCCTGCTCCGGCATCTACCCGGAAGGCGGGTCACCACGCTCGTCGTCATGGGCGACAAGCTGGTGGTGGTCGAGGTTTTCGCGTCACCGCGGGCGCGCGGAAACGCCCGGCGGCTCGGCCTGATCGCGTCCGGCCCGGCCGGGCGCATCGTGCCCACCAGCGTGGCGTGCGACCCCGACGGACATATCCACCTGCTCACTTATCACGAGGGTGTGGAACTGGACCACCTGAGCGGGACGCCGTTCGTGGCCGGCTGCCACCAGGCCGGAACGGAGCTTCGCCGCCTGCACGACTGCGGTGTGCAACTCGACCGCCGGTGGGGATGGGAGCAGGAGGTGGCGCAGCTGGAACGTCACGCGTTGCCGAGCACCATCGGCGCGGTCCGCGAAGCGATCCGGCACCGCCCGGACGCGGACGCCGATTGGGTGTGTGCCCATCGGGACTGCCATCCCGCACAGCTCATCGTGGGACCGGCAGGAGACGCGCGGTGGGTGGACCTGGATGACTGTGCCATGGCCCCGCGCTCCCTGGACGTCGGCAACATGGTGGCCCACCTTCGACGTGAGCGCCTGCGAGGCGGGTGTGCTCCCGACGTCGCACTGGCCGCCGAGGCCGGCTTCCTGGACGGCTACCGGGGCGTGTCGGCGGTCCACCTCGGCGACCTCGAGCGGTGGATCGACGTCGCGGTGCTCCGGCTCGCAGCGCTGGCCGTCAGCAGGCACGGGGACCACCGGCTGCACGACCGACTGCTGGCCGACCGATCGGTGCGGCAACGGGGTCGCAGACCCGACGGCGTTGCCGGGGTGCCCGGCCGGACCGCGGTGAGGCCATGA
- a CDS encoding glycosyltransferase family 4 protein — protein MSPKSSPAVDTRPVMYVLKRFPRLSETFVLHEILGSEAAGVRVLVDSLMPAETGPSHAELADLQAVVREVAAHPRWARKAVWQAHLAVAARHPLRWVGIAAAARRQGNWRQFLQAGLVADRIRRDDARHVHAHFATAATVVAAMAARLAGITCSVTAHAKDIHHRDNASRLGERLDGVDVLVTVSAANVAHLREVLPPRMRARVQLIHNGVPVGLLARPDRSTSVLCVARLVPKKGLDVLLRSTALLVQRYPSLKVVVIGTGPLLADLVALRAELGLQHTVEFFGAATSSEVSGAMNSARVVALACRIDEFGDRDGMPTVLVEALARGVPVVSTDVPGVAELVRDRITGLVVPPDDVAAFAGGLDELLSDPALARRMGLAGRDLVASDFAPAESVRRLIDVFATSAGGNR, from the coding sequence GTGAGCCCGAAGTCATCACCGGCAGTCGACACGCGTCCGGTGATGTACGTGCTCAAGCGGTTCCCGCGGCTGTCCGAAACCTTCGTCCTGCACGAGATCCTCGGCTCGGAAGCCGCCGGTGTCCGGGTGCTCGTCGACTCGTTGATGCCAGCCGAGACAGGCCCGTCGCATGCCGAACTAGCGGACCTGCAGGCTGTTGTCCGCGAGGTCGCGGCCCACCCCCGGTGGGCCCGGAAAGCGGTCTGGCAGGCCCATCTGGCCGTGGCTGCCCGGCACCCCCTCCGGTGGGTCGGCATCGCAGCCGCTGCCAGGCGTCAGGGCAACTGGCGTCAATTCCTGCAGGCCGGCCTGGTCGCCGACCGGATTCGCCGCGACGACGCCCGGCACGTCCACGCGCACTTCGCGACGGCGGCCACCGTGGTGGCGGCGATGGCGGCCAGGCTGGCGGGCATCACCTGCTCGGTGACGGCCCACGCCAAGGACATCCACCACCGGGACAATGCGTCCCGGCTCGGCGAGCGACTCGACGGAGTCGATGTCCTGGTCACCGTCTCTGCTGCGAACGTCGCGCACCTGCGCGAGGTTCTTCCGCCAAGAATGCGCGCCCGGGTGCAACTGATCCACAATGGCGTCCCGGTCGGCCTTCTCGCCCGGCCGGACCGGTCGACCAGTGTGCTGTGCGTCGCGAGGCTGGTGCCCAAGAAGGGCCTCGACGTCCTGCTCAGATCGACCGCGCTGCTGGTCCAGCGGTACCCGTCCCTGAAGGTCGTGGTGATCGGCACCGGCCCACTGCTGGCGGACCTGGTGGCGCTGCGCGCGGAGCTCGGTCTGCAGCACACCGTCGAATTCTTCGGCGCCGCAACCTCTTCGGAGGTGAGCGGGGCGATGAACAGCGCGAGGGTGGTGGCCCTGGCGTGCCGGATCGACGAGTTCGGCGACCGGGACGGCATGCCGACGGTACTGGTGGAGGCGCTGGCGCGGGGCGTGCCCGTCGTTTCCACCGATGTACCCGGAGTGGCTGAGCTGGTGCGAGATCGGATCACCGGGTTGGTCGTCCCACCAGATGATGTCGCTGCGTTCGCCGGGGGACTGGACGAGTTGTTGTCCGACCCGGCGTTGGCCCGCCGGATGGGGCTCGCCGGTCGCGACCTGGTGGCCTCCGATTTCGCCCCGGCCGAGTCGGTCCGAAGGCTGATCGACGTTTTCGCCACGTCGGCCGGCGGGAACCGGTGA
- a CDS encoding ABC transporter ATP-binding protein: MRSIGAGLHDYAGQQRWPLTLGATLAVVEVLVGLAAPWPLALVVGHVLTPGEPLAISNSSAVLLAALAMLAIAGGAGLVDYWSTRLLSSAGLRMAAEIRVDVFNHLQRMSLQYHSRQRVGDLTTRITGDVDRMQDLLVQTLSVLIPNVLQVAGMVAVMVALDAGFALIALSATPLMAVVVFRSTRALTAAARSARTADGQVAAAASEGLSAVHLVQAFSLEIPMRRHVTGLIGESTASNLDAVRLQARFSPVVDLASAVSSALVLWVGATRVLDGQLKLSVLLVFLGYIATLYKPLKALAKLSTALSKGLAAADRVLDVLESEPEVRDRPDAVTVGRLTGRIDFEHVGYTYGREPVLRDFDLTIRAGETLALIGPTGAGKSTVAALVSRLMDPQSGVVRIDGLDVADLTLASLRSQVSLVLQDCVLLHGSLRANIACGRPGASESDIRRAARLALVDQFADRLPDGLETLVGERGTALSGGQRQRVAIARAILRDTPILVLDEPTSALDALSEQLIVHALDQLPAGRTTLIIAHRLSTVRRADRLAVIANGRIAEIGPPEKLLQANGLYADLIGAASVTRSRTVDPDVRVGLK, encoded by the coding sequence GTGAGGTCCATCGGAGCCGGTCTCCATGACTACGCCGGCCAGCAGCGTTGGCCCTTGACCCTCGGTGCGACGCTGGCGGTGGTCGAGGTGCTGGTGGGCCTCGCGGCACCGTGGCCGCTCGCTCTGGTGGTCGGTCACGTGCTGACTCCTGGTGAGCCCCTGGCAATCTCCAATTCTTCGGCCGTTCTGCTGGCCGCTCTTGCGATGTTGGCCATCGCCGGAGGAGCGGGTCTGGTCGACTACTGGTCGACACGATTGTTGTCCTCCGCCGGTTTGCGGATGGCGGCCGAGATCCGGGTGGACGTCTTCAACCATCTGCAGCGAATGTCGTTGCAGTACCACAGTCGTCAACGCGTGGGCGATCTGACGACGCGGATCACCGGCGACGTCGACCGCATGCAGGACCTGTTGGTGCAGACGCTGTCGGTCCTGATTCCCAATGTGCTGCAGGTGGCCGGGATGGTCGCCGTCATGGTGGCACTCGATGCCGGGTTCGCACTGATCGCGCTGAGCGCCACACCGTTGATGGCGGTGGTGGTCTTTCGCTCGACCCGGGCGCTGACAGCGGCGGCGCGGAGCGCGCGCACAGCAGATGGTCAGGTGGCCGCAGCGGCCTCCGAGGGACTCAGCGCCGTGCACCTGGTCCAGGCGTTCTCCTTGGAGATCCCGATGCGACGACACGTCACCGGGCTGATCGGGGAAAGCACCGCGAGCAACCTGGACGCGGTCCGTCTCCAGGCCCGGTTCAGTCCGGTCGTGGACCTGGCCAGTGCCGTCTCCAGTGCATTGGTGCTGTGGGTCGGGGCGACCAGGGTGCTCGACGGGCAGCTGAAGTTGTCGGTCCTGCTGGTCTTCCTCGGATACATCGCGACGTTGTACAAGCCCCTGAAAGCGCTGGCCAAGCTCTCGACGGCCTTGTCGAAAGGACTTGCCGCGGCGGACCGGGTGCTGGATGTTCTGGAGAGCGAACCGGAGGTCCGTGACCGGCCGGACGCCGTCACGGTCGGCCGGTTGACCGGCCGGATCGACTTCGAGCACGTCGGGTACACCTACGGCCGCGAACCGGTCCTGCGGGACTTCGACCTCACCATTCGCGCTGGTGAGACGCTGGCCCTGATCGGCCCGACGGGAGCGGGCAAGAGCACGGTCGCGGCCCTGGTCTCACGATTGATGGACCCGCAGAGCGGCGTCGTGCGGATCGACGGTCTCGACGTGGCGGACCTGACCCTTGCCTCGCTCCGGTCGCAGGTGTCCCTGGTCCTGCAGGACTGCGTCCTGCTGCACGGATCGCTGCGCGCGAACATCGCGTGTGGTCGCCCGGGCGCCTCGGAGTCCGATATCCGCCGGGCCGCCCGGCTGGCCCTGGTCGACCAGTTCGCGGACCGACTGCCCGATGGTCTGGAGACCCTGGTGGGCGAGCGGGGCACAGCGTTGTCAGGCGGCCAACGGCAACGCGTGGCCATTGCACGGGCGATCCTGCGCGATACCCCGATCCTGGTCCTGGACGAACCGACCAGTGCCCTGGACGCGCTCTCCGAGCAGCTGATCGTCCATGCCCTGGACCAACTTCCGGCCGGACGGACCACTCTGATCATCGCCCATCGCCTGTCCACGGTTCGGCGTGCGGATCGCCTGGCCGTGATCGCGAACGGCCGGATCGCGGAGATCGGTCCGCCGGAGAAGTTGTTGCAGGCCAACGGTCTCTACGCCGATCTGATCGGCGCGGCGAGCGTCACCCGGTCGCGCACCGTGGATCCTGACGTGAGAGTTGGCCTGAAGTGA
- a CDS encoding IS1380 family transposase, translating into MQQPTGFYPPLTVDTTAKRVVSHAGAVLLVATAGRVGLDRELSAALAPWRKQWAVLDPGKILLDLAISVAIGGDCLADIAALRSEPAVFGRVASDPTVSRLINTLAATPQAALAAINRARSVVRDRVWRLAGKDAPDFEASRDRPLIIDLDATLITAHSDKEWAAPTYKKGFGFHPLGSWVDHGPDGTGEPLSMMLRTGRAGANTAADHIAVTKDALRQLPFARRGGRIGRIGQKVLIRADGGGGTHEFLGWLAGQGLSYSVGFGLSQDIVDKINQIPDQGWTPAYDGDGKVRDGAWVTEPTGMLTLKTWPPGMRVIVRAERPHPGAQLRFTDVDGNRLTAFVTNTTGGQLADLELRHRHRARCEDRIRGAKDTGLRNLPLTGFAQNQIWVAVVQLATELTAWLQMLALTGTGARRWEPKRLRLQLFSVAGIIARRSRRTYLRLSGHAPHRHLFTTGLTRLHTLPQAT; encoded by the coding sequence ATGCAGCAGCCTACCGGCTTCTACCCGCCGTTGACAGTGGACACGACCGCGAAGCGGGTGGTGTCCCACGCCGGTGCGGTGCTGCTGGTCGCCACGGCCGGCAGGGTCGGTTTGGACCGGGAGTTGTCGGCGGCGTTGGCGCCGTGGCGCAAGCAGTGGGCAGTGCTGGACCCGGGGAAGATCCTGCTGGACCTGGCGATCAGCGTCGCCATCGGCGGGGACTGCCTGGCCGACATCGCGGCGCTGCGCAGCGAACCCGCGGTGTTCGGGCGGGTCGCGTCCGACCCCACGGTGTCCCGGCTGATCAACACGTTGGCCGCCACCCCGCAGGCGGCGTTGGCGGCGATCAACCGCGCCAGAAGCGTTGTCCGCGATCGGGTGTGGAGACTGGCCGGGAAGGATGCCCCCGACTTCGAGGCGTCGCGGGACCGGCCGTTGATCATCGACCTGGACGCCACGTTGATCACCGCCCACTCGGACAAAGAGTGGGCGGCGCCGACCTACAAGAAAGGCTTCGGGTTCCATCCGTTGGGGTCGTGGGTCGATCACGGCCCGGACGGCACCGGCGAGCCGCTGTCGATGATGCTCCGCACCGGTCGGGCCGGCGCCAACACCGCCGCCGATCACATCGCGGTCACCAAAGACGCGTTGCGGCAGTTACCGTTCGCCCGCCGCGGCGGTCGGATCGGCCGGATCGGCCAGAAGGTGTTGATCCGCGCCGACGGTGGCGGCGGCACCCACGAATTCCTGGGATGGCTGGCCGGACAGGGACTGTCGTACTCGGTGGGGTTCGGGTTGTCGCAGGACATCGTGGACAAGATCAACCAGATCCCCGACCAGGGCTGGACCCCGGCCTACGACGGCGACGGGAAGGTCCGCGACGGGGCGTGGGTCACCGAACCGACCGGGATGCTGACGTTGAAGACGTGGCCGCCGGGAATGCGGGTCATCGTGCGGGCCGAACGTCCGCATCCCGGGGCGCAGTTGCGGTTCACCGACGTCGACGGGAACCGGTTGACCGCGTTTGTCACCAACACCACCGGTGGGCAACTCGCAGATCTGGAGTTGCGGCACCGGCACCGGGCCCGCTGCGAGGACCGGATCCGCGGCGCCAAGGACACCGGATTGCGGAACCTGCCGCTCACCGGGTTCGCGCAGAACCAGATCTGGGTCGCCGTCGTCCAGTTGGCCACCGAGCTGACCGCCTGGTTGCAGATGCTGGCCTTGACGGGTACCGGAGCGCGCCGTTGGGAACCGAAACGACTGAGGCTTCAACTGTTCTCCGTCGCCGGGATCATCGCCCGCCGATCCCGACGCACCTACCTTCGGCTGTCCGGGCACGCCCCGCACCGGCACCTGTTCACCACCGGCCTGACCCGACTGCACACCCTCCCGCAGGCCACTTGA
- a CDS encoding LLM class flavin-dependent oxidoreductase, whose protein sequence is MPLPSDPLRKLGFLTIGVFDGADPRPGHESTLEVIQLGERLGFDSAWLRDRHLQYGISSPVAILAAASQRTTRIELGTAVIPLGWENPLRLAEDLATVDILSGGRINPGVSVGPPMHFDRIKDALYPDTAEFEDFSYERVERLLRLIGGGTASDFSGVEGIEVFSDRVQPHAAGLADRMWYGAASLRSAQWAGEHGMNLLASSVVKAEESEDFADIQLSHIQALRAHHPDGRRARVSQGLVVIPTDTASPEQRAKYLAYAEARTPRTATPQGPARLMFAADLVGTSGEIAEQLYAHAALREIDEVAFALPFSFEHEDYVQILTDIATVLGPALGWSPAV, encoded by the coding sequence ATGCCCCTGCCGTCGGACCCACTGCGCAAGCTGGGTTTCCTCACCATCGGCGTCTTCGACGGCGCTGATCCCCGCCCCGGTCACGAATCGACGCTGGAGGTCATCCAGCTCGGGGAACGGCTGGGGTTCGACAGCGCGTGGCTGCGCGACCGGCACCTCCAGTACGGGATCTCCTCACCGGTGGCCATCCTCGCGGCGGCCTCCCAGCGGACGACCCGGATCGAACTGGGCACGGCCGTGATCCCCCTCGGATGGGAGAACCCGCTCCGTCTCGCCGAAGACCTCGCCACCGTGGACATCCTGTCCGGTGGCCGGATCAACCCCGGGGTGAGCGTGGGCCCGCCGATGCATTTCGACCGGATCAAGGACGCCCTCTACCCCGATACCGCAGAGTTCGAGGACTTCAGCTACGAGCGGGTGGAGCGATTGCTGCGCCTCATCGGCGGTGGGACCGCATCGGACTTCAGCGGCGTCGAAGGGATAGAGGTCTTCTCGGACCGGGTCCAGCCCCACGCAGCGGGTCTCGCCGACCGGATGTGGTACGGCGCAGCAAGTTTGAGGTCGGCGCAGTGGGCCGGCGAGCACGGCATGAATCTGCTCGCCAGCAGCGTCGTCAAAGCGGAGGAATCCGAGGACTTCGCCGACATCCAGCTCTCGCACATCCAGGCCCTCCGGGCCCATCATCCCGACGGCCGCCGCGCGCGGGTCTCGCAGGGTCTGGTGGTCATCCCGACCGACACCGCTTCGCCTGAACAGCGTGCCAAGTATCTGGCCTACGCGGAGGCCCGCACCCCCCGGACGGCCACGCCCCAGGGCCCGGCCAGGTTGATGTTCGCCGCCGATCTGGTCGGTACATCCGGAGAAATTGCCGAACAGCTCTACGCGCATGCCGCTTTACGGGAGATCGACGAGGTCGCCTTCGCATTGCCGTTCAGCTTCGAGCACGAGGACTACGTACAGATCCTGACCGATATCGCCACCGTTCTCGGCCCGGCACTCGGCTGGAGCCCGGCGGTCTGA